A segment of the Candidatus Andeanibacterium colombiense genome:
TAGAGTTGTTCGCGGGTGATCTCGGTCGCGAGCAGACGCTCGGACGCATCGGAAACCTGGTCTTCCGGATAGTGCCACGGGCTTTCCGGCATCAGTCCGGCGAGGCTGGTCTTGAGTTCGGGCACACCGTCGCCGGTCAACGCAGAAACGAAGAATACCTCGTCGAAATTCGCCTTGCCGGTCAGGTCCTGCGCCAGCGCCAGCAGCGGTTCCTTCGCGCTCGCATCGACCTTGTTGAGCACCAGCAATTTGCGTTCGGGCCGGTTGGCCAGCGCTTCGACCAGCGGTTCCAGCTCGTGCCGGCGCTGCTTGACCGGATCGACCACCAGCACCACCGCATCGGCCGCCGTGGTACCTTCCCAGGCCGCGCTGACCATCGCCCGATCGAGCCGTCGCCGCGGCTCGAAGATTCCCGGAGTGTCCGCCAGGATGATCTGCGTCTCACCTTCTAGCGCGATCCCCAGCAGGCGCGCGCGCGTGGTCTGCGCCTTGGCGCTGGTGATCGCGACCTTCTGGCCGACCAATGCATTGACCAGGGTCGACTTGCCCGCATTGGGCGCGCCGATCACCGCGACTACTCCGCAACGCTGCGTCATCCGAACCGCTCCATAAATGCTTGTGCCGCCTGTTTTTCCGCTTCGCCCTTGCTCGGCGCGGTCGCTTCCGCCTCGCCGACGCCCTTTACCGAAACCGCCACGGTGAAGCGCGCGGCATGGTCGGGGCCGGCGCGATCGACCAGCCGGTATTCCGGCATACGCCGTCCGCTGCCCGCCGCCCACTCCTGAAGTGCGCTTTTGGGATGCTTGGCCTCGCCGACGCCGCCGCCCACGGTCTCGGCCCAGAACTTGCGGACGAGATTGCGTGTGGCGCCGAACCCGTGCTCGACGAAATTCGCGCCGAGCACGGCTTCCATTACGTCGCCGAGGATATTGTCGCTGTCCGCTCCGCCATCGGCCCTGGCCTGCGAGCCGAGCCGGATATGCGGAGCCAGGCCGATCGCGCGCGCGATCCCGGCGCAGGTCGCGCCGCTGACCAGTGCGTTGAGCCGCTGCGACAGCCGCCCTTCGGCATCGCCGTCGCGCTCATAGAGCCATTCGGCGATCGACAGGCCGAGCACCCGGTCGCCGAGAAACTCGAGCCGCTGGTAATCGCGCTTCTCGCCGGTGCTGCCGTGGGTCAGCGCCTCGCGCCACAGCGCCTCGTCGGCCAGCGGGCCGAAGCCGAGCGCTTCGAGGAAGGCGCGGGTCTCGGGATCCAGAGTGCCGCTCAAAACGTGCCCCCGATCCGGCTCCAGCGTGCGGCGGTGAACCAGCTCCACGGCTTGATCCATTCGGCCGAACCGTCGGTCGACCAGATCATCACCGATGCCTTGCCGACCAGATTGTCCTGCGGCACCAGCCCGACGCCCTGTCCGTCGGCGGCCGGGAAGCGGCTGTCCATCGAATTGTCGCGGTTGTCGCCCATCAGGAACAGCATCCCGTCGGGCACCACGCGCGGCGGCGTATCGTCCTGCCAGGTGGTGCCGAAATCGAGCACCTTGTAGCCGATCCCGTTGGGCAGGGTCTCGACGAATTGCGAATAGCGGCAGACCCGGCCGTCCGGCGTCTGCTCCTCGAACTTCAGCGAAAAGCAGGCCGAGACGCGCTCCCTGGCCTTCGCATCGCGCAGCATCGCCGCATCGATCGGCTGAACGAAATCGGCGATGCGGCGCTTCTTCACCTCGACCCCGTTGATGAACAGCACCCCTCCGACCATCTGGATCTGGTCGCCCGGCAGGCCGATCACGCGCTTGATGTAATCTTCCTTTTCGCGCGGCGGGGCCTTGAAGATCACCACGTCGCCGCGCTCCGGCTGGCTCGCGAGGATGCGGCCCTTGGGGAAAGGGCGCAGGCCGAACGGCAGCGAATAATTCGAGAAGCCGTAATTCCATTTCGACGCGAGCAGGTAATCGCCGATCTGCAGCCGCGGCATCATGCTTTCGCTGGGGATGCTGAACGGAGCGTAGGCGAAGCTGCGGAAGACGAACATCACCACCGCCAGCTTGAGCAGGAACAGCAAGAAGCTGCTTTCCTTCTTCTTCTGCCCTTCGCGGACCAGCTTCGCGCGGGAATGTTCGGATTTTTCCGGGGCGGGCGGAGGCAGGTCGAGAACGGTTTCGGTCATCGCGCCGACCCCCGTCCCAGGGGCGAAGTTGACACTGTTGACACAGTACTGGGACAAAACTCCGGCACTCCGGCCGCCGGTTGGAACGGCGGCGTTTTTCTCGCGTTTCTGGCCTTTTCAATCATCGCGGCAGGCCTTACCCGTCAGGCCGTCTGTAGGAAAGGGGCAGCATGAACGCTACCGCATCGGCCTGGAAAAAATTATCGGCCCATCGGCCCGAAACGCTTTCCCACTTGTTCGGGGACGAGGGCCGGGTGGCGAAATATTCGGCCCGGCTGGAACTGCCCGAGGGCGGGATCCTGTTCGACTGGTCGAAGACACACCTGGATGACGAACTGGTCGCGGGGTTCGAGGAACTGGCCGTCGCGGCGGGCTTCGCTGCGATGCGCGCAAAACTGTTCGCGGGCGAGGTGGTCAACCCCACCGAAGGGCGCGCGGCGGTGCATCCGGCGATGCGCGGCAGCGGCGATCCGGTCGGGGTCGAGGAAGCACAGGCACTGCTGCGACGCATGGGCATGCTGGTCGAGGCGATCCATGACGGTGCGCTGGGTGAGATCAAGCACCTGATCCATGTCGGCATCGGCGGTTCCGCGCTCGGCCCGGCACTGGCGGTGGACGCGCTGGCGCGGGACGAGCGGCTGGTCGACGTCCATGTGGTTTCCAATATCGACGGCTGCGCGCTGGAAGAGGCGTTCAAGGCCTGCGATCCGCGGACCACGCTGCTCGCGGTCGCATCCAAGACCTTCACCACGATCGAGACCATGACCAACGCCACCAGCGTGCTCGCGTGGCTGGCGCAGGAAGGGGTCGAGGATCCCTATGGCCGCGTCGTCGCGCTGACCGCGGCGCCCAAGAAGGCAGTCGAATGGGGCGTGGACGAGACCCGCGTGCTGCCGTTCCCGGAAACGGTCGGCGGGCGCTATTCGCTGTGGTCGTCGATCGGCTTCCCGGTCGCGCTGGCGGTCGGCATGGGCGAGTTCGAGGAATTCCTTGCCGGCGCGCGGGCGGTGGACGCGCATTTCGAAAGCGCCGAGGGCTTCGCCAACCTCCCGCTGCGCGCGGCCTTCGCCGATCTCTATTACGCCCGCATCCGCGGCTGCCAGACCCGCGCCTGCTTCGCCTATGACGAGCGGCTGCGGCTGCTCCCGTCCTATCTCCAGCAGCTCGAGATGGAGAGCAACGGCAAGAGCGTGACGGCGGACGGCGCTCCGGTGCAGGGCCCGACCGCGCCGATCACCTGGGGCGGGGTCGGCACCGACGCGCAGCACGCGGTGTTCCAGCTGCTCCACCAGGGGACCAATCTGGTGCCGGTGGATTTCATCGCCAGTGTCATTTCCGGCGATACGCTCGATCCCGCGCATCACCGTGTCCTGTTGATGAACTGCTTCGCCCAAGGCGCGGCGCTGATGGCGGGCAAGGCCAGCGACGACGGCGCGCGCGCCTATCCGGGCGACCGCCCCTCGGCGACGATATTGTGCGACGATCTCAACCCGGCGGCCCTCGGCGCGCTGATCGCATTCCACGAGCACCGCACCTTCGCCAATGCGGTGCTGATGGAGATCAACCCGTTCGACCAGTTCGGGGTCGAACTGGGCAAGGAGATCGCCAACCGGATCGACGCCGGTGGCGCGGATTTCGATGCGAGTACCAAGGGGCTGCTGAAGGCGGCTGGGCTGGGGTGAACCAACTCCTCGTCATTGCGAGGAGCGTAGCGACGAAGCAATCCAGGGCAGCGCGCAATACGCTCTGGATTGCTTCGCTCCGCTCGCAATGACGAGGAACGGTGTTGTCCAAATCCACCCCCGCCACGAAAGCCCTCGAAGCCGCCGGTGCCGCCTTCACCGTCCACACCTATGACTATGACCCAGACGTCGAGCGCATCGGTCTCCATGCAGCCGAAGCGCTCGGCGAGGATCCGGCACAGATGCTCAAGACATTGATGGTTCTGCTCGACGGCAAGCCGGCCTGCGCGGTGATCCCGGCGGACAGGGAGGTCGCGATGAAGAAGCTCGCGGCGGCGCTGGGCGGGAAGCACGCTGAAATGATGAAGCCGGCCGAGGCCGAGCGGGTGACCGGCTACAAGATCGGCGGGATCAGCGCCTTCGGCCAGCGGCGCAAGGTGCCGACCGCGATCGAGGCGGCGGCTTTGGAGCAGCCCTATGTCTATATCAACGGCGGCCAGCGCGGGCTGCAGGTGCGGCTCGATCCGCAGGAGGCCGCGCGGGTCCTGAATGCGGCAGTTGTGACAATCGTCGCATAAGTTTGCCGTGTGATAAGGTCGGGCTTATTTAAACGTTTATGCGGATCTTCGACATCCTCGGCGATCCGGTCCGCCGCCGCATTCTCGAGCTGCTCGGCACACGCGAGATGAGCGCGGGTGAGCTGGTCGAGGCGATCCGCGGCGAATTCGGGATCAGCCAGCCGGCCGTGTCGCAGCATTTGCGCGTGCTGCGCGAAGGCGGCCTTTCGGTGGTGCGGGCCGAGGCGCAGCGGCGGCTCTATACGCTCCGCGCCGAGCCGCTCGCCGAGATCGAGGCCTGGCTCGCCGGGTTCCACACCAAGCCGGCCAAGGCTTCGGACAAGAAACTCCGCAAGGAGGCCAAGCACGGCAAGAAGCGCAAGAAGCACAAGGCGGCTCTCGCGCATCTGCCCAAGGTCCCGAAGCGGCGGAAATCGAAGAGCTAAGCTTTCTATCGGCTCAATAAGCAAAAGGCACTGGCCTCGCCGCGGGCTCGCTCCCATATGCGCTCCAAACGGAGTCTCCCATGGCCACTTACGACTACGACCTTTTCGTCATCGGCGCCGGTTCGGGCGGCGTGCGCGCGAGCCGGATTGCCGCGAGCCACGGCGCGAAGGTCGCGGTGGCCGAGGAATACCGCGTCGGCGGGACCTGCGTGATCCGCGGCTGCGTGCCGAAGAAGATGCTGGTTTACGGTTCGATGTTCGCCGAGGAGCTGGAACACGCGGCCAATTACGGCTGGACGATCGGGGAGGCCTCGTTCGACTGGGGCAAGCTCCGCGATTTCGTCGCGGCCGACGTCGACCGGATCGAGGCGCTTTATGGCAAGACGCTCGAGAGCCACAAGGTCGAGACTTTCCACGAGCGTGCGACTGTCACCGGGCCGCATTCGGTGAGGCTTGCCTCGGGCAAGGAAATTACCGCCAAATATATCCTCGTCGCGGTCGGGGGCTGGCCGATCACGCCCGACTTTCCCGGCGCCGAGCATTGCATCACCTCGAACGAGGTGTTCGAACTGCCCGAGCAGCCCAAGCGGCTGGTAGTGCAGGGCGCCGGCTATATCGCGCTGGAATTCGCGGGCGTGTTCGACGCGCTCGGCAGCCATGTCACCGTGGTCAACCGCAGCGAGACGATCCTGCGCCATTACGACGAGGGGATCGTCGAGCGCCTGCTGCATATCGCGATGATGCGCGGGATCGATTTCCGCATGCATTGCGAGATTTCAAAGGTCGAGAAGCAGAAGGACGGCTCGTTGCTGGTCTATACCGGCAAGGGCGATCCGATCCATGCCGACCAGGTGCTGATCGCGACCGGACGCAAGCCGAACACCGCGGGGCTCGGGCTGGAGAAGGCCGGGATCGAACTCGGAGAGAATGACCAGATTCCGGTCGACGAGAGCAACAAGACCAGTTGCGACAGCATCTACGCGGTGGGCGACGTGACCGACCGGATCCAGCTCACCCCGGTCGCGATCCGCGAAGGCCACGCTTTCGCCGACAGCGTGTTCGGCGGCAATCCGCGCACGGTGAATTACGACAATATCCCGAGCGCGGTGTTCTCGCAGCCGCCGATCGCCGGCGTCGGCATGACCGAGGCCAAGGCGCGCGCGATCTATGGCAATGTGAAGGTGTTTTCCTCGGAATTCCGCCCGATGAAGAACATCTTCTCCGACGCACCCGAGCGCGGGCTCTACAAGATGATCGTGGATGAGGCGTCGGACAAGATCCTCGGCATCCACATGATCGGGCCGGAATCGCCGGAGATCCTGCAGGTCGCGGCAATCGCGCTGACCGCGGGGCTGACCAAGCAGGCGTTCGACGACACGGTCGCGCTGCATCCGTCGATGGCGGAGGAGTTGGTGCTGTTGAAGTAGGAGCGGCGCCCCCTCTCCAACTGCGGCTAGGCAACAAGTTGCCAAGCCTTCGTATCCTCTCCCCCGATCGGGGGAGAGGATAGCATAGCTTGCTCCGTAAGGAGCTAGCGGAGCTTGGAGAGGGGGCCTTGTTCCCCTCGCTTCACAAGTCTACCCCTTGTGAAACCACAACAGCGGGGGAGCATTTGTCCGCCAATATCGCCGAACTCGAACGCCGCCGCGCCGCCGCCATGGTCGGCGGGGGGCAGGAGCGGGTCGATGCGCAGCATGCGAAAGGCAAGCTGACCGCGCGCGAACGGATCTCCGTGTTGCTGGACGAAGGCTCGTTCGAAGAGCTCGACATGTATGTCGAGCATAATTGCGACGATTTCGGGATGGAGCACACCAAAGTCCCCGGCGACGGGGTGGTGACCGGCAGCGGCACGATCAACGGTCGGCTGGCCTTTGTCTATGCGCAGGATTTCACCGTGTTCGGCGGCTCATTGTCCGAACGCCATGCGCAGAAGATCTGCAAGATCATGGACATGGCACTCAAGGTCGGCGCGCCGGTGATCGGGCTCAACGATTCCGGCGGTGCACGCATCCAGGAAGGCGTCGCGGCGCTCGGCGGCTATGCCGAGGTGTTCCAGCGCAATGTCAGCGCCAGCGGAGTGGTCCCGCAGCTCAGCCTGATCATGGGGCCCTGCGCGGGCGGGGCGGTGTACTCCCCGGCGATGACCGACTTCATCTTCATGGTGAAGGGGACCAGCTACATGTTCGTCACCGGGCCTGACGTGGTCAAGACCGTCACCAACGAGATCGTCAGCCAGGAGGAACTCGGCGGGGCTACAACCCACACGACCCGCACCGGGGTCGCCGATCTCGCGCTCGAAAACGACCTCGAGGCGCTGCTCGCCGCGCGACAATTCTTCGATTTCCTGCCGCTTTCGAACCGCGACGAACTGCCCGAACGGCCGACGTCCGACCCGTGGGACAGACAAGAGGACAGCCTCGACACGCTGATCCCCGACAATGCGAACGAGCCTTACGACATGCACGAACTGGTGCGGAAGGTACTCGACGAAGGCGACTTCTTCGAACTCCAGCCGGATCACGCGGGCAACATCATCATCGGCTTCGGCCGGGTCGAGGGGCGCACCGTGGGCGTGGTCGCGAACCAGCCGATGGTGCTGGCCGGCTGCCTCGACATCAATTCCTCGAAAAAGGCCGCGCGCTTCGTGCGCTTTTGCGATTGCTTCGAGATCCCGATCCTGACCTTCGTCGACGTCCCCGGCTTCCTTCCCGGCACCGCCCAGGAACTCGGCGGGATCATCAAGCACGGCGCCAAGCTGCTCTACGCCTATGCCGAGGCGACCGTGCCCAAGATCACCGTGATCACCCGCAAGGCCTATGGCGGCGCCTACGATGTGATGAGTTCCAAGCATCTGCGCGGCGACCTCAACTATGCCTGGCCGACCGCCGAGATCGCGGTGATGGGCGCCAAGGGCGCGGTCGAGATCATCTTCCGCAAGGAAAGTGCCCACCCCGAACGCCTCGCCGAACGGACCCGCGAATATGAAGAGGCCTTCGCCAACCCCTTCGTCGCGGCGAGCAAGGGCTTCATCGACGAGGTGATCTATCCCCACTCGACCCGGCGAAGGATTGCGCTGGGGTTAAGGAAACTTCGGAACAAACAACTCGACAATCCGTGGAAGAAGCACGGGAATATGCCGCTGTGAATGCCCTGTTCCACGCCGGCGGCCAACTCGCCATGGCTGCGAACGGAGCGGTCTTTTGTTTGGTGCTGATCCGCCGGAAGGACCGAACAGTGGTGTTGGGAGAGCCACCGGGAGAAGTGTCCTACCCTTTTTTGTATTGGGCCGGTCTTGCGCTCGGGGGCGCCTGGACGTTGTTGATGGCTTGGGAGTTGGGGAGCGCCGTTTTACGCGCGATCGCATGAAGTCTCATACCGGCCTGGCATTGAAGTCCGTGTTTATGGGGTTTGAGAGCCCTAAAGGATGCCAAAGCAATTCAGCCCGGCGAAAGGGGAGAGGCGCTTAAGGCGCAATGATGGAATACCGTTCGATCAAGTTCGACATCGCCCGTGAGATCGCCACCATCACCCTGGCGCGGCCGGCCAAGCTCAATGCGCTGACGCCCGACATGGCGGACGAGATCCGCCATGCGCTGAGTTCGACCGAGGACGCGCGCAGCGTGCTGATCCGCAGCGAGGGGCGGGCGTTCTGCTCGGGCGCGGACCTCACCTCGATCATGGCCGGCGGCGATCCGGGCGAGGGGGCATATCTGTCGCTCGAGCGTCATTACCACCCGTTGCTGCTCGACATTGCGGAGCACCGCCTGCCGGTGGTGGCCGAGGTCAATGGTGCGGCCGCCGGGATCGGCTGCAGCCTCGCTCTGGCCTGCGACTTCTGCATCGCGGGCGAGGGCGCCTATTTCCTGCTCGCCTTCGTCAACATCGGACTGGTGCCCGATGGCGGCGCCAGCTGGATCCTGCCGCGGCTGATCGGCCGGGCCCGCGCGGCCGAGATGCTGATGCTGGGCGAGAAGGTCCACGGCCCGCAGGCGCAGCAATGGGGGCTGATCCACCGCTGCGTGCCGGAGAATATGCTCGAGCACAGCGCGCATGCGATCGCGCGCAAGCTCGCGCGCGGGCCGACCGGGGCGCTCGCGCTGATGAAACGCAATCTGTTCGATGCCGCCGCCCATTCCTATGGCGCGACGATGGCGCAGGAGGCGGAGGCCCAGCGCCTGATCGCCGCGACCGAGGATGCCGAGGAAGGCATCACCGCCTTCCTCACCCGCCGCGAACCCAAGTTCAAAGGACGATGATGCGCCTGTTCCTCGCCGCCTCCACCATATTGCTGGCCTGTGCAGCCCCGCTTGCGGCAGAGCCGCCGGCGGTGGCCTCCGCGCCGGTCACGGTGGGCGAACAACTGACCCTGCGCTCCGCCGTGCTGGGCGAGGAGCGCCATCTCGCGATCTATCTCCCGCCCTCCTATGCCAAGGGCACCAAGACCTATCCGGTGCTTTATCTGATCGACGGCGGGGTCGATCAGGATTTCCTTCATGTCTCCGGCACCACGTCCCTCAATTCGATCTGGGGGCGCTCCCAGGAAGCGATCGTGGTCGGGATCGAGACGATCGACCGGCGCAAGGAGCTGGTCGGTCCGACGCACAGCGCCGAACTGCTCAAGCAATATCCGACCGCAGGCCATTCGGCCGATTTCCGCCGGTACATTGCGGACGAAGTGATCCCGCTGGTCGAGGCGCGCTATCGCACAAACGGCAATCGCGGGGTTATCGGGGAATCGCTCGCGGGCCTGTTCATCGTCGAGACCGCGCTGGAGCAGCCGGATCTGTTCCAGCATTATGCGGCGATCAGTCCAAGCCTGTGGTGGGACGATGGGCGGCTTGCGTTCGGCGCCGGCGATGTGCTGGCGAAGCAGGGCAAGGCGCCGAAGCTCTATATGGCAGTCGGCAGCGAGGGGCCCGAGATGCAGGCCGGGTTCGACCGGGTGGTTGCGGCGCTTACCGCGCTGGCGCCGCCATCGGAAACCGGCTGGTGCGCGGTGGTCCGGCCCGATCTGCGCCATTCGACCACCTATCACGCGCTGAGCCCTTCGGCGCTGCAGTTCCTGTTCCCGGTTCCGAGCGACGAGCCGCCTTACGAAGGCTTCGAGCCGGCCTGTTCGGCGGCCGAAAAGCACGCGCGGACGCTCGACGGGAAGTGATTTCGTCCGGCCGGGGAAATCGCTAGGAAGCCCTATGACCATCCGTACCGACTGGACCCGCGAAGAGATCGCCGAACTGTTCGATCTCCCCTTCACCAAACTCGTGTTCCGTGCCGCCGAGGTTCACCGCGCGCATCACGCGGCGGATGAGGTCCAGCTCTGCACGCTGCTGTCGATCAAGACCGGCGGCTGCCCCGAGGATTGCGGCTATTGCGCGCAATCGGTGAAGGCCGACAGCGGGGTGACGCCGGGCAAGTTGATGGATGTCCGCTCGGTGCTGCAGATGGCGGCGCAGGCGAAGGACGCGGGCAGCCAGCGGTTCTGCATGGGCGCGGCGTGGCGCAACCCGAAAGACCGCGACATGCCGGCGATCGTCCAGATCGTCGCCGGCGTCAGCGCGATGGGGCTCGAGACCTGCATGACTTTGGGGATGCTGACGCCGAACCAGGCGGACATGCTCGCCGAAGCCGGGCTCGACTATTACAACCACAATATCGACAGCAGCCCCGAATATTACGAGCGGGTGATCTCGACCCGCAGTTTCGCCGACCGGCTCGACACGCTGGAGAACGTCCGCGGCGCCGGGATCAATGTGTGCTCGGGCGGGATCGTCGGGATGGGCGAGACGCGCGCGGACCGGGTCGGCTTCGTCCACACCCTCGCCACCCTGCCGCAGCACCCGGAAAGCGTACCGGTCAACGCGCTGGTCCCGGTCAAGGGTACGGTTTTGGGCGACATGCTCGCCGATACGCCGTTGACGAAGATCGACGACATCGAATTCGTGCGCACCGTCGCGGTCGCGCGGATCACCATGCCGCTGAGCATGGTGCGGCTTTCGGCTGGACGGGAGAGCATGAGCGAGGCGACCCAGGCCCTGTGCTTCCTCGCCGGGGCGAACTCGATCTTCACCGGCGACAAATTGCTCACCGCGCCCAATGCGGGCGACGATACCGACAAGGCTTTGTTCGCCCGGCTCGGGCTCAAGCCGCTGGCGGGCGAGGAGCCGCTGCGGGCGAGCAGGGCGGCCGTAAACGAACCGGCGGAATAGCGGCGGCTACGCCAGCGCCAGATCCTCCGGCTTGCCGCCGCCCATCAGCGGCTTGGCGAGGAACAATTTGAAAAGCAGCAGCGCGCCGCCGCACACGGCCGAGAAGCCCATGTGGATCGCCCAGAAACTCGTGGTCGGAATGCTGCCGTACCAGGTTCCGACATAGCCGGTCATCGCGCCATCGACGAAGAAGCCGATGAAATAGAACGCAATCACGGTCGAATTGAGCTGCTTCGGCGCAAGGCGGGCATAGAGCGCGAGCCCCACCGGCAGGATGTGGGCGAAGGCGATCGAGTTGACCACATGAAACATCACCGGCCAAAACATACCGATCTTGCCGCCCTCCGGCTGGGTCAGCGCGGCCATATAGAGGCAGCCGACCCCGAACACCGAAATTGCAGAGCCGATGATCATCTTGCTCAGCTCGTCGGGCTCCTTCCAGCGCTTGCCGTACCAGCGATAGAACAACGCCACGCCCGCGAGGAAGGCTACGCTGACGATCGCGTCGAGCGTCACCAGCCAGGTGGTCGGCAGGCGGATGCCGAAGAACACCAGATCGAATTGCTGATCGGCCCAGACGATATAGGCGCCGAAGATCTGGTCGTTCGGGACCTGCCCCAGGGCGATGATCGGGATCAGCAGCAGTGCCGCCAGCACCGCCAGCCAGTCGCGCCGGTTCATCGGCTCCATCGTCGGCCGGTCTTTCGCCGCCGTCCGGCCAGGAACATCGAAATGCTCCTTCGGCAGATATTTCTGGCCGGCGATATAGATCGCAAGGCCCAGCAGCATCCCGATCCCGGCCGCGCCGAAGCCCCAGTGCCAGCCGACTTTCTCGCCCAGCGTCCCGATCACCAGCGGCGATGCGATCACCCCGGCGTTGATCCCGAGATAGAATATCTGGAACGCGTCCGCGCGGCGCAAATCCTCCGGCTTGTAGAGCGAGCCGACCTGGCTTGAGATATTGCCCTTGAACATGCCCGCGCCGAGCACGAGGCAGACCAGCGCGAGCACGAAGGTCACGTTGAACGCCATCAGGAAATGGCCGAGCGCCATCGTGACCGCGCCGAGCAGCACGGTGCGGCGCTTGCCGAGCACCTGGTCCGCCAGTAATCCGCCGAAGATCGGGGTGAGATAGACGCCGGCCGCGTAGGCCCCGGCGATCGCGATCGCGAAAGGCTCGCCCTGTAGCCCGCCGAACAGTTTGCGCAGCGTCTCGATCCCGGCGATCTTGCTGACTTGCTCGGCTTGGAACAGGAAGTGGATCATGTAGAGCGGCAACAGCGCTCGCATCCCGTA
Coding sequences within it:
- the rnc gene encoding ribonuclease III: MSGTLDPETRAFLEALGFGPLADEALWREALTHGSTGEKRDYQRLEFLGDRVLGLSIAEWLYERDGDAEGRLSQRLNALVSGATCAGIARAIGLAPHIRLGSQARADGGADSDNILGDVMEAVLGANFVEHGFGATRNLVRKFWAETVGGGVGEAKHPKSALQEWAAGSGRRMPEYRLVDRAGPDHAARFTVAVSVKGVGEAEATAPSKGEAEKQAAQAFMERFG
- the era gene encoding GTPase Era, with the translated sequence MTQRCGVVAVIGAPNAGKSTLVNALVGQKVAITSAKAQTTRARLLGIALEGETQIILADTPGIFEPRRRLDRAMVSAAWEGTTAADAVVLVVDPVKQRRHELEPLVEALANRPERKLLVLNKVDASAKEPLLALAQDLTGKANFDEVFFVSALTGDGVPELKTSLAGLMPESPWHYPEDQVSDASERLLATEITREQLYRQLHEELPYDSAVRPESYRTRPDGSLEIHQQIVIGRDSQKPIVLGKRGARIKAIGEAARKELSELLETKVHLFLHVKVEENWAESRELYEEIGLDWVR
- a CDS encoding metalloregulator ArsR/SmtB family transcription factor; the encoded protein is MRIFDILGDPVRRRILELLGTREMSAGELVEAIRGEFGISQPAVSQHLRVLREGGLSVVRAEAQRRLYTLRAEPLAEIEAWLAGFHTKPAKASDKKLRKEAKHGKKRKKHKAALAHLPKVPKRRKSKS
- the lepB gene encoding signal peptidase I → MFVFRSFAYAPFSIPSESMMPRLQIGDYLLASKWNYGFSNYSLPFGLRPFPKGRILASQPERGDVVIFKAPPREKEDYIKRVIGLPGDQIQMVGGVLFINGVEVKKRRIADFVQPIDAAMLRDAKARERVSACFSLKFEEQTPDGRVCRYSQFVETLPNGIGYKVLDFGTTWQDDTPPRVVPDGMLFLMGDNRDNSMDSRFPAADGQGVGLVPQDNLVGKASVMIWSTDGSAEWIKPWSWFTAARWSRIGGTF
- a CDS encoding alpha/beta hydrolase-fold protein, coding for MRLFLAASTILLACAAPLAAEPPAVASAPVTVGEQLTLRSAVLGEERHLAIYLPPSYAKGTKTYPVLYLIDGGVDQDFLHVSGTTSLNSIWGRSQEAIVVGIETIDRRKELVGPTHSAELLKQYPTAGHSADFRRYIADEVIPLVEARYRTNGNRGVIGESLAGLFIVETALEQPDLFQHYAAISPSLWWDDGRLAFGAGDVLAKQGKAPKLYMAVGSEGPEMQAGFDRVVAALTALAPPSETGWCAVVRPDLRHSTTYHALSPSALQFLFPVPSDEPPYEGFEPACSAAEKHARTLDGK
- the gorA gene encoding glutathione-disulfide reductase — its product is MATYDYDLFVIGAGSGGVRASRIAASHGAKVAVAEEYRVGGTCVIRGCVPKKMLVYGSMFAEELEHAANYGWTIGEASFDWGKLRDFVAADVDRIEALYGKTLESHKVETFHERATVTGPHSVRLASGKEITAKYILVAVGGWPITPDFPGAEHCITSNEVFELPEQPKRLVVQGAGYIALEFAGVFDALGSHVTVVNRSETILRHYDEGIVERLLHIAMMRGIDFRMHCEISKVEKQKDGSLLVYTGKGDPIHADQVLIATGRKPNTAGLGLEKAGIELGENDQIPVDESNKTSCDSIYAVGDVTDRIQLTPVAIREGHAFADSVFGGNPRTVNYDNIPSAVFSQPPIAGVGMTEAKARAIYGNVKVFSSEFRPMKNIFSDAPERGLYKMIVDEASDKILGIHMIGPESPEILQVAAIALTAGLTKQAFDDTVALHPSMAEELVLLK
- the ybaK gene encoding Cys-tRNA(Pro) deacylase, with the protein product MSKSTPATKALEAAGAAFTVHTYDYDPDVERIGLHAAEALGEDPAQMLKTLMVLLDGKPACAVIPADREVAMKKLAAALGGKHAEMMKPAEAERVTGYKIGGISAFGQRRKVPTAIEAAALEQPYVYINGGQRGLQVRLDPQEAARVLNAAVVTIVA
- the pgi gene encoding glucose-6-phosphate isomerase gives rise to the protein MNATASAWKKLSAHRPETLSHLFGDEGRVAKYSARLELPEGGILFDWSKTHLDDELVAGFEELAVAAGFAAMRAKLFAGEVVNPTEGRAAVHPAMRGSGDPVGVEEAQALLRRMGMLVEAIHDGALGEIKHLIHVGIGGSALGPALAVDALARDERLVDVHVVSNIDGCALEEAFKACDPRTTLLAVASKTFTTIETMTNATSVLAWLAQEGVEDPYGRVVALTAAPKKAVEWGVDETRVLPFPETVGGRYSLWSSIGFPVALAVGMGEFEEFLAGARAVDAHFESAEGFANLPLRAAFADLYYARIRGCQTRACFAYDERLRLLPSYLQQLEMESNGKSVTADGAPVQGPTAPITWGGVGTDAQHAVFQLLHQGTNLVPVDFIASVISGDTLDPAHHRVLLMNCFAQGAALMAGKASDDGARAYPGDRPSATILCDDLNPAALGALIAFHEHRTFANAVLMEINPFDQFGVELGKEIANRIDAGGADFDASTKGLLKAAGLG
- a CDS encoding enoyl-CoA hydratase-related protein, translating into MEYRSIKFDIAREIATITLARPAKLNALTPDMADEIRHALSSTEDARSVLIRSEGRAFCSGADLTSIMAGGDPGEGAYLSLERHYHPLLLDIAEHRLPVVAEVNGAAAGIGCSLALACDFCIAGEGAYFLLAFVNIGLVPDGGASWILPRLIGRARAAEMLMLGEKVHGPQAQQWGLIHRCVPENMLEHSAHAIARKLARGPTGALALMKRNLFDAAAHSYGATMAQEAEAQRLIAATEDAEEGITAFLTRREPKFKGR
- a CDS encoding acyl-CoA carboxylase subunit beta, giving the protein MSANIAELERRRAAAMVGGGQERVDAQHAKGKLTARERISVLLDEGSFEELDMYVEHNCDDFGMEHTKVPGDGVVTGSGTINGRLAFVYAQDFTVFGGSLSERHAQKICKIMDMALKVGAPVIGLNDSGGARIQEGVAALGGYAEVFQRNVSASGVVPQLSLIMGPCAGGAVYSPAMTDFIFMVKGTSYMFVTGPDVVKTVTNEIVSQEELGGATTHTTRTGVADLALENDLEALLAARQFFDFLPLSNRDELPERPTSDPWDRQEDSLDTLIPDNANEPYDMHELVRKVLDEGDFFELQPDHAGNIIIGFGRVEGRTVGVVANQPMVLAGCLDINSSKKAARFVRFCDCFEIPILTFVDVPGFLPGTAQELGGIIKHGAKLLYAYAEATVPKITVITRKAYGGAYDVMSSKHLRGDLNYAWPTAEIAVMGAKGAVEIIFRKESAHPERLAERTREYEEAFANPFVAASKGFIDEVIYPHSTRRRIALGLRKLRNKQLDNPWKKHGNMPL